A stretch of Bacteroidetes Order II. bacterium DNA encodes these proteins:
- a CDS encoding SDR family NAD(P)-dependent oxidoreductase — MKEIALITGASSGIGYEMAKLFAADKTDLLIVARDEKKLLEIK, encoded by the coding sequence ATGAAAGAAATCGCTTTAATAACAGGAGCTTCCTCCGGAATAGGATATGAAATGGCCAAACTATTTGCAGCGGACAAAACAGACTTGCTCATTGTGGCAAGAGACGAAAAAAAGCTTCTAGAAATTAAATAA